A window from Flavobacterium gyeonganense encodes these proteins:
- a CDS encoding META domain-containing protein, whose translation MMKNVSTLVLFSFLLISCNIFKCNKNTISKLEGNWELNYISGPRIAFDGLYPNKKPTINFNTKEKMVSGNNSCNSYIGKLVATENKIDFTQPMVSTKMMCLDGQGEQVFMNTLSKVTSYSITDDGKTLNLISGNIATMRFTKK comes from the coding sequence ATGATGAAGAACGTTTCTACCCTTGTTTTATTTAGTTTCCTTTTAATTTCATGTAATATTTTTAAATGCAATAAGAATACTATTTCTAAATTAGAAGGCAACTGGGAACTTAATTACATATCCGGGCCACGAATTGCATTTGATGGTTTATATCCAAATAAAAAACCGACAATAAACTTCAATACAAAAGAAAAAATGGTTTCTGGTAATAATAGTTGTAATTCCTATATTGGAAAACTTGTAGCAACAGAAAATAAGATTGATTTTACACAGCCGATGGTATCAACAAAAATGATGTGTCTGGACGGGCAGGGTGAACAGGTTTTTATGAACACTTTGTCAAAAGTAACTTCCTATAGTATTACTGATGATGGAAAAACTTTAAATCTTATTTCTGGTAATATTGCAACGATGCGATTTACAAAAAAGTAA
- a CDS encoding superoxide dismutase family protein gives MKKIIVSFAIITALIIGCKTSTKSNDAKTLTVNLEPKSNSTVTGTATFTEKNGKVTFTAKIAGLQPGVHAIHIHEKSDCSAADGSSAGGHWNPTFKKHGKWGVGEYHKGDIGNFTADANGNGTITLTTDEWAIGGDDETKNILGKGLIVHQGADDFTTQPTGNAGGRVACAGIIK, from the coding sequence ATGAAAAAAATAATTGTTTCCTTCGCAATAATTACAGCCTTAATTATTGGTTGTAAGACTAGTACAAAATCAAACGATGCAAAAACTTTAACTGTCAATTTAGAACCAAAAAGCAATAGTACAGTTACAGGAACTGCTACTTTTACAGAAAAGAATGGCAAAGTAACTTTTACAGCAAAAATAGCCGGTTTACAGCCAGGTGTTCATGCTATACACATTCATGAAAAATCGGATTGTTCTGCTGCTGACGGAAGTTCTGCAGGCGGTCACTGGAATCCAACTTTTAAAAAACATGGAAAATGGGGAGTTGGTGAATACCATAAAGGAGATATTGGCAATTTTACTGCAGATGCAAACGGCAATGGCACTATCACTTTGACAACAGACGAATGGGCTATTGGAGGTGATGACGAAACTAAAAATATCTTAGGGAAGGGACTAATCGTGCATCAGGGAGCGGATGATTTTACAACTCAGCCTACAGGAAATGCAGGAGGCAGGGTTGCTTGTGCCGGAATCATCAAATAA
- a CDS encoding RNA ligase — protein sequence MNTTLLKEMISQNYIRVNKHPEHDLYIYNYTQNAQFERVWNEITLSCRGLILDANGNVVARPFPKFFNLGEMENQMLPNTTFEVFDKMDGSLGILYWINDIPFIASRGSFASDQSDKANEMLHGKYKATWSLLDKTKTYLFEIIYPENRIVLDYGASEELVLLAVINTQSGAEFPLEDIGFPMVEKYNGIKDILTLKEMNTSNKEGFIIKYADNFRVKIKFEEYLRLHRIVTQVSNLNIWEYLKTNQSFEEILERVPDEFFSWVKLTKTNLENEYKAIEAQCKADFKVLESRKETALYFQTCKYPGVLFWMLDGKEYSETIWKMIRPKFEKPFNRKEE from the coding sequence ATGAATACAACGCTTTTAAAAGAAATGATTTCGCAAAATTATATCAGGGTAAACAAACATCCTGAGCATGATTTGTATATTTATAATTACACTCAAAATGCCCAATTTGAGAGAGTCTGGAATGAAATTACATTAAGCTGCCGGGGTTTGATTTTAGATGCAAATGGAAATGTTGTAGCCAGACCTTTTCCTAAGTTTTTTAATTTGGGTGAAATGGAAAATCAAATGCTTCCCAATACAACTTTTGAAGTGTTTGATAAAATGGATGGTTCGCTTGGAATTTTGTACTGGATAAATGACATCCCATTTATAGCGAGCCGGGGTTCTTTTGCCAGCGATCAGTCGGATAAAGCGAATGAAATGCTTCATGGAAAATATAAAGCTACATGGTCATTACTGGATAAAACCAAAACGTATTTGTTTGAAATTATCTATCCTGAAAACCGTATTGTTTTAGATTACGGAGCATCAGAAGAACTGGTTTTGCTGGCTGTTATCAATACGCAGTCCGGAGCAGAATTTCCGCTGGAAGATATTGGTTTTCCAATGGTTGAAAAATACAATGGGATAAAAGATATTCTGACTTTAAAAGAAATGAATACCTCCAATAAAGAAGGCTTTATCATTAAATACGCAGATAATTTTCGGGTAAAAATTAAATTCGAAGAATACCTTCGTTTACACCGAATCGTTACTCAGGTTTCTAATCTGAATATCTGGGAATATTTAAAAACCAATCAGTCATTCGAAGAAATTTTAGAGCGTGTTCCTGATGAATTTTTTAGCTGGGTGAAGCTGACTAAAACAAATCTGGAAAATGAGTATAAAGCAATCGAAGCGCAATGTAAAGCAGATTTTAAAGTGTTAGAATCCCGTAAGGAAACCGCTTTGTATTTTCAAACGTGTAAATATCCAGGTGTTTTGTTTTGGATGCTGGACGGAAAAGAGTATTCAGAGACAATCTGGAAAATGATTCGGCCAAAATTTGAAAAACCGTTTAATAGAAAAGAAGAATAA
- a CDS encoding acyl-CoA dehydrogenase family protein → MADTIQKNVTRGGQFLVKETKCEDIFTPEDFSEEQLMMRDSVKEFVDKELWAHKDRFEKKDYAYTESSMRKAGELGLLGVAVPEEYGGLGMGFVSTMLVCDYISGATGSFSTAFGAHTGIGTMPITLYGTEEQKKKYVPKLASGEWFGAYCLTEPGAGSDANSGKTKAVLSEDGTHYLITGQKMWISNAGFCSVFIVFARIGDDKNITGFIVENDPSNGISMNEEEHKLGIRASSTRQVFFNETKVPVENMLSERGNGFKIAMNALNVGRIKLAAACLDAQRRVTTGAVKYANERIQFNTSISSFGAIRSKLAEMATNAYAGESASYRAAKDIEDRIAAREAEGTSHQEAELKGVEEYAIECSILKVAVSEDVQNCADEGIQIFGGMGFSEDTPMESAWRDARIARIYEGTNEINRMLSVGMLIKKAMKGHVDLLGPAMKVQEELMGIPSFDTPDFSELFAEEKVIVANLKKVFLMVAGSAVQKYGPDLDSHQQLLMAAADILIEIYMAESTILRTEKLAKSQGEDKVQEQIAMAKLYLYKAVDIVNLRGKEGIASFSEGDEQRMMLMGLKRFTKYTNLPNVVALREKIAEKLVAENSYCF, encoded by the coding sequence ATGGCAGATACAATCCAAAAAAACGTGACTCGTGGTGGTCAGTTTTTAGTTAAAGAAACAAAATGCGAGGACATCTTCACACCAGAAGATTTCTCTGAAGAGCAGTTAATGATGCGTGACTCTGTAAAAGAGTTCGTTGACAAAGAATTATGGGCGCATAAAGATCGTTTTGAGAAAAAAGATTACGCGTATACAGAATCATCTATGCGTAAAGCTGGTGAACTAGGACTTCTTGGAGTAGCAGTTCCAGAAGAATACGGCGGATTAGGAATGGGATTTGTTTCTACAATGTTGGTTTGTGACTACATTTCTGGAGCAACAGGTTCATTCTCAACTGCTTTTGGCGCGCATACAGGAATTGGAACTATGCCAATTACACTTTATGGTACTGAAGAACAAAAGAAAAAATACGTTCCGAAATTAGCTTCTGGAGAATGGTTTGGAGCTTATTGCTTAACTGAACCAGGCGCAGGATCTGATGCGAACTCAGGAAAAACAAAAGCTGTTTTATCTGAAGACGGAACTCATTATTTAATTACAGGTCAAAAAATGTGGATTTCGAATGCAGGTTTCTGCAGCGTTTTCATCGTTTTTGCTCGTATTGGTGATGATAAAAATATTACAGGTTTCATCGTAGAAAACGATCCTTCAAACGGAATTTCTATGAATGAAGAAGAACATAAATTAGGAATCCGTGCTTCTTCTACTCGTCAGGTTTTCTTCAACGAAACAAAAGTTCCAGTTGAAAACATGTTATCTGAAAGAGGAAACGGTTTCAAAATTGCAATGAACGCGTTAAACGTTGGTCGTATTAAACTGGCTGCTGCTTGTTTAGATGCTCAAAGAAGAGTAACAACCGGAGCTGTAAAATATGCTAACGAAAGAATTCAGTTCAATACATCTATTTCATCTTTTGGAGCTATTCGTTCTAAATTAGCTGAAATGGCAACTAATGCTTACGCAGGAGAAAGTGCTTCTTACCGTGCTGCAAAAGACATCGAAGACAGAATCGCTGCTCGTGAAGCAGAAGGAACAAGTCATCAGGAAGCAGAATTGAAAGGTGTTGAAGAATATGCTATCGAGTGTTCTATCTTGAAAGTAGCCGTTTCTGAGGACGTTCAAAACTGTGCTGACGAAGGAATCCAGATTTTTGGTGGAATGGGATTCTCTGAAGATACTCCAATGGAAAGTGCCTGGAGAGATGCTCGTATCGCTCGTATCTACGAAGGTACAAATGAAATCAACAGAATGCTTTCTGTGGGTATGTTGATCAAAAAAGCAATGAAAGGACACGTTGATTTACTTGGACCAGCAATGAAAGTTCAAGAAGAATTAATGGGAATTCCATCGTTTGATACACCAGACTTCTCTGAATTATTTGCTGAAGAAAAAGTGATCGTAGCTAACTTGAAAAAAGTTTTCTTAATGGTTGCCGGAAGCGCTGTTCAAAAATACGGTCCTGATTTAGATTCTCATCAACAGTTATTAATGGCCGCTGCTGATATCTTAATCGAAATCTACATGGCTGAGAGTACAATCTTGAGAACTGAGAAATTAGCTAAATCTCAAGGCGAAGATAAAGTTCAGGAGCAAATCGCTATGGCAAAATTATACTTGTACAAAGCTGTAGATATTGTAAACTTGAGAGGAAAAGAAGGAATCGCTTCTTTCTCTGAAGGTGATGAACAACGTATGATGTTAATGGGACTTAAACGTTTTACAAAATACACTAATCTTCCAAACGTAGTAGCATTGAGAGAAAAAATCGCAGAAAAATTAGTTGCAGAAAATTCATACTGCTTCTAG
- a CDS encoding LETM1-related biofilm-associated protein, giving the protein MINPSAPGWIDKFFNEQKFSEAIPFETADSFYYKVRETGFIYGHIISIDSQVPITIKGWFKTEISKTALLNTLYHVFCLEKRNSEPANFLSEVLKFYKEMNPEGFSLFKMLLPKDTPALSLENIIDQRVQTNDSIISKNFSHLVTNALLFIDVLAFRKYLEQGEIPEKYLKRIEETVLGIVGLALKTKTVKSQYDDLLIKLFEGSIRYSKFSKVTVDTLETLNLDYFKNKLEQYYLIDMAGMALWSDGVVENEEAYFLYSLGSMMNVSDEFVTNSIKTTNAFITTHKSKIPYFNYSNPVKHFYDQMTHMVVKLIIRNKNRLVKEIVQSKELMILLAYSTTRDLDAKEKKKVKKQLLDICKTIPSLTIFLLPGGSLLLPILIKFIPTMLPSAFNENLDENE; this is encoded by the coding sequence ATGATTAACCCATCGGCACCAGGCTGGATAGATAAGTTTTTTAATGAACAAAAGTTTTCAGAAGCAATTCCTTTTGAAACAGCTGACTCGTTTTACTACAAGGTCAGGGAAACCGGTTTCATTTACGGTCACATCATTTCTATCGATAGCCAGGTTCCTATTACAATAAAAGGCTGGTTTAAAACCGAAATTTCAAAAACTGCTTTATTAAACACTTTATATCATGTTTTCTGCTTAGAAAAAAGAAATTCTGAACCAGCTAACTTCCTATCAGAAGTTTTGAAATTTTATAAAGAAATGAATCCGGAAGGGTTCAGTTTATTTAAAATGCTGCTTCCAAAAGATACGCCTGCACTTTCACTGGAAAACATAATTGATCAAAGGGTACAAACCAATGACAGCATCATCAGTAAAAACTTCTCACATTTAGTAACTAATGCGCTTTTGTTTATTGATGTACTTGCTTTTAGGAAATATTTAGAACAAGGAGAAATCCCGGAAAAATATCTCAAAAGAATTGAAGAAACTGTTTTAGGAATTGTAGGTTTAGCATTAAAAACCAAGACCGTAAAATCACAGTACGACGATTTATTAATTAAACTTTTTGAAGGTTCTATACGATATTCTAAATTCTCAAAAGTAACCGTAGATACTTTAGAAACTTTAAATCTTGATTATTTCAAAAACAAACTGGAACAATATTATTTAATAGATATGGCCGGAATGGCTTTATGGAGTGACGGTGTTGTTGAGAATGAAGAAGCATACTTTTTATATTCATTAGGATCCATGATGAATGTATCAGATGAATTTGTAACTAATAGCATTAAAACTACTAATGCATTTATAACAACCCATAAAAGCAAAATACCATATTTCAATTATTCGAATCCGGTAAAGCATTTCTATGATCAGATGACGCATATGGTCGTAAAACTGATTATTAGAAACAAAAACAGGTTAGTCAAGGAAATCGTTCAAAGCAAAGAATTAATGATTCTTTTGGCCTATTCTACAACAAGGGATTTAGATGCCAAAGAAAAGAAAAAGGTAAAAAAACAGCTTTTAGACATCTGCAAGACGATTCCATCACTTACGATCTTTTTACTTCCCGGGGGCAGTTTGCTATTACCTATTTTAATAAAATTTATTCCTACAATGCTGCCGTCAGCTTTTAATGAAAATCTGGACGAAAATGAATAA
- the can gene encoding carbonate dehydratase, which produces MREFYKQLLENNKKWVETSLAKDPNYFADLAKGQQPPLLWIGCSDSRVPANEIVGAKPGEVFVHRNIANMVVHSDMNMLSVLDYAVNVLKIKHIIVCGHYGCGGVKAAMGNQSVGIIDNWLRHIKDEYRLHDKYLNSIEDEDERFNAFVEINAKEQVYNLAKTSIVQGAWKNGQDLMVHGWVYGLNSGFVTDLNVTISSNEELDQVYQLDL; this is translated from the coding sequence ATGAGAGAGTTTTATAAACAGCTATTAGAAAATAATAAAAAGTGGGTTGAAACTTCATTAGCAAAAGACCCTAACTATTTTGCTGATTTAGCTAAAGGGCAGCAGCCGCCATTGTTATGGATTGGATGTTCCGACAGTCGTGTTCCTGCAAACGAAATTGTTGGAGCAAAACCAGGTGAAGTTTTTGTACACAGAAACATTGCTAATATGGTAGTGCATTCTGATATGAATATGCTGAGTGTTCTGGATTATGCGGTAAATGTTTTGAAAATTAAACATATTATCGTTTGTGGACATTATGGATGCGGTGGTGTAAAAGCAGCAATGGGTAACCAGTCTGTAGGTATCATAGATAACTGGCTTCGTCACATTAAAGATGAATACCGATTACATGACAAGTACCTGAATTCTATTGAAGATGAAGATGAACGTTTTAATGCATTTGTAGAAATAAATGCCAAAGAGCAGGTTTATAACTTAGCTAAAACTTCTATCGTTCAGGGAGCATGGAAAAATGGCCAGGATTTGATGGTTCATGGCTGGGTTTATGGCTTGAATTCAGGTTTTGTAACAGATTTGAATGTAACAATCAGTTCAAATGAAGAACTGGATCAGGTTTACCAGCTCGATTTATAA
- a CDS encoding thiolase family protein — translation MKTAYIVKAYRTAVGKAPKGVFRFKRPDELAAETIQFMMDELPNFDKKRIDDVMVGNAMPEAEQGLNVGRLISLMGLKVEDVPGVTVNRYCASGLETIGMATAKIQSGMADCIIAGGAESMSYIPMGGYKPTPDYKVAAAGHEDYYWGMGLTAEAVANQYKISREDQDEFAYNSHMKALKAQAEGKFDKQIVPITVEQTFINENGKKETKSYVVNKDEGPRAGTSKEALAGLKPVFAADGSVTAGNSSQMSDGAAFVLIMSEEMVKELNLEPIARLVNFASSGVEPRIMGIGPVKAIPKALKQAGLTLNDIELIELNEAFASQALAVTRELNINPEIVNVNGGAIALGHPLGCTGAKLSVQLFDEMKRRGNKYGIVSMCVGTGQGSAGIYEVL, via the coding sequence ATGAAAACAGCATATATAGTAAAAGCATATAGAACAGCAGTTGGAAAAGCTCCAAAAGGTGTTTTTAGATTTAAAAGACCTGATGAATTAGCAGCTGAAACCATTCAGTTTATGATGGACGAACTGCCTAATTTTGACAAAAAACGTATCGATGACGTTATGGTAGGAAATGCCATGCCGGAAGCTGAGCAAGGACTTAACGTTGGACGTTTAATCTCTCTTATGGGATTAAAAGTTGAAGATGTTCCTGGTGTAACGGTTAACCGTTACTGTGCTTCTGGATTAGAAACTATCGGAATGGCGACTGCTAAAATCCAGTCAGGAATGGCAGATTGCATCATTGCAGGTGGTGCAGAAAGTATGAGTTATATTCCGATGGGAGGTTACAAACCAACTCCGGATTATAAAGTTGCGGCTGCAGGTCACGAAGATTACTACTGGGGAATGGGTTTAACTGCTGAAGCAGTGGCAAACCAATACAAAATTTCTAGAGAAGATCAGGATGAGTTTGCTTATAACTCTCACATGAAAGCATTAAAAGCGCAAGCAGAAGGAAAATTCGACAAACAAATCGTTCCAATTACTGTTGAGCAGACTTTCATCAACGAAAATGGTAAAAAAGAAACAAAATCATACGTTGTAAATAAAGACGAAGGTCCAAGAGCAGGAACTTCTAAAGAAGCTTTAGCAGGTTTAAAACCAGTTTTTGCTGCTGACGGAAGTGTAACTGCTGGTAACTCTTCTCAAATGAGCGACGGTGCTGCATTCGTTTTAATTATGAGCGAAGAAATGGTAAAAGAATTAAACCTTGAGCCAATTGCACGTTTGGTAAACTTTGCTTCTTCTGGTGTTGAGCCAAGAATTATGGGTATAGGTCCTGTAAAAGCAATTCCGAAAGCCTTGAAACAAGCGGGATTAACATTAAACGATATCGAATTAATCGAATTAAATGAGGCTTTTGCTTCACAAGCTTTAGCAGTAACTCGCGAATTAAACATAAATCCAGAAATCGTAAACGTAAACGGTGGAGCAATCGCTTTAGGTCACCCTCTGGGATGTACAGGAGCTAAACTTTCTGTTCAGTTATTCGACGAAATGAAACGCAGAGGAAACAAATACGGAATCGTTTCGATGTGTGTGGGGACTGGGCAAGGAAGCGCTGGAATCTACGAGGTATTATAA
- a CDS encoding helix-turn-helix transcriptional regulator, which yields MSQNKNALIRYKTIDKCLQNKYRQWTLEDLIECCSQALEEYEGRQIPISKRTIQMDIQLMRSEKLGYNAPIVVYDKKYYKYEDEDFSITDIPLTETDMNVLTETVSMLKQFKDFSLFNDVSDILQRLEDKIYAEKSHTKPVIYLDKNEKLKGLHYLDEIYQAIIKKMVLIITYKSFKSRDETKFHFHPFILKEFNNRWFLVGKKKKSQPITNLALDRIISIDYDFNLPYLEEDFDAELYYKNVIGVTVNSGLQPRRIELWIDAENAPYVLTKPLHQTQRVIQENEDKSIIVHLFVIPNYEMERLLLGFGCGIEILRPEGFRKRMKEILQKAFARYDEQNPTE from the coding sequence ATGTCACAAAACAAAAACGCCTTAATTCGGTACAAGACGATCGATAAATGTCTGCAGAATAAATACAGGCAATGGACCTTGGAGGATTTAATCGAATGTTGTTCACAGGCTTTGGAAGAATATGAAGGCCGCCAAATTCCGATTAGCAAAAGAACAATTCAAATGGATATTCAGCTGATGCGAAGTGAAAAATTGGGTTATAATGCGCCAATCGTGGTTTACGATAAAAAGTATTATAAATATGAAGATGAAGATTTTTCGATAACCGATATTCCGCTGACAGAAACGGATATGAATGTCTTGACTGAAACGGTTTCGATGCTGAAACAATTTAAAGATTTCTCTTTGTTTAATGACGTATCGGATATTTTACAGCGACTGGAGGATAAAATCTATGCTGAAAAGTCGCATACCAAACCAGTAATTTATCTGGATAAGAATGAAAAACTCAAAGGTCTTCATTATTTAGATGAAATATATCAGGCGATTATCAAGAAAATGGTTTTGATTATTACCTATAAATCTTTTAAATCGCGAGACGAAACAAAATTTCACTTTCATCCTTTCATTTTGAAGGAATTTAATAACCGTTGGTTTTTGGTTGGAAAGAAGAAAAAATCACAGCCCATTACGAATCTGGCACTGGACAGAATTATTTCGATTGATTATGACTTTAATCTTCCTTATTTAGAAGAAGATTTTGATGCCGAATTATATTATAAAAATGTAATTGGCGTTACTGTCAATTCAGGCTTACAGCCCAGACGGATCGAACTTTGGATTGATGCTGAAAATGCGCCCTATGTTCTGACCAAACCCTTACATCAAACCCAAAGGGTGATTCAGGAAAATGAGGATAAAAGTATTATTGTGCATCTTTTTGTTATTCCGAATTACGAAATGGAACGTTTATTATTGGGATTTGGCTGCGGAATTGAAATTCTCAGGCCCGAAGGTTTCAGAAAACGAATGAAGGAAATACTTCAAAAAGCATTTGCCAGATATGATGAACAAAATCCAACTGAATAA
- a CDS encoding 3-hydroxyacyl-CoA dehydrogenase/enoyl-CoA hydratase family protein: MKRTIKKVAVIGSGIMGSGIACHFANIGVEVLLLDIVPRELTEAETKKGLTLESKVVRNRVVNEHLANSLKSKPSPIYSQKFASRITTGNTTDDMAKIANVDWIIEVVVERLDIKKLVFEQIEKFRKPGTLVTSNTSGIPIHFMSEGRSEDFQQHFCGTHFFNPARYLKLFEIIPGPKTSTEVLDFLNEYGSKFLGKTSVVAKDTPAFIGNRIGIYGIQSLFHLVKEMGLTIEEVDKLTGPVIGRPKSATFRTVDVVGLDTLVHVANGIYENCPTDEQHELFKLPDFINKMMENNWLGSKTGQGFYKKVDKDILSLDLDTLEYRAAKKANFATLELTKTIDKPINRFKVLVKGTDKAGEFYRKSFAGMFAYVSNRIPEISDELYKIDDAMKAGFGWENGPFEIWDAIGVAKGIEIMKAEGLEPAAWVTEMLASGSDSFYTVKEGATYFYNIPTKSQVKVPGQDSFIILNNIRESKKVWSNSGAIIQDLGDGILNLEFQSKMNTIGGDVLQAINKAIDLSEKEYQGLVIGNQAANFSVGANIGMIFMMAVEQEYDELNMAIKLFQDTMMRVRYSSIPVVVAPHGMTFGGGCEMSLHADKVVAAAETYMGLVEFGVGVIPGGGGSKEMTLRASDLFRKNDVELNVLQEYFLTIAMAKVSTSGYEAFDTGLLQHGKDVIVVNKDRQIAEAKKHALLLAEAGYTQPIRRNDIKVLGKQALGMFLVGTDQMQAGKYISEHDKKIANKLAYVMAGGDLSEATLVSEQYLLDIEREAFLSLCTERKTLERIQYMLTKGKPLRN; the protein is encoded by the coding sequence ATGAAACGCACAATTAAAAAAGTCGCTGTAATTGGATCCGGAATTATGGGTTCAGGAATAGCTTGTCATTTTGCCAACATTGGTGTTGAAGTTTTACTGCTTGACATCGTTCCCCGCGAGTTGACAGAAGCTGAAACTAAAAAAGGATTAACGCTTGAAAGTAAAGTTGTTCGCAACCGTGTGGTAAACGAGCATCTGGCGAATTCATTAAAATCGAAACCCTCTCCTATTTACAGTCAAAAATTCGCAAGCCGAATCACAACTGGAAATACAACAGATGATATGGCAAAAATTGCTAATGTTGACTGGATTATCGAAGTTGTTGTAGAGCGTTTAGACATCAAAAAATTGGTTTTTGAACAAATCGAGAAATTCCGTAAACCGGGAACTTTAGTTACTTCTAATACTTCTGGTATTCCAATTCATTTTATGAGCGAAGGAAGAAGCGAAGATTTTCAACAACACTTCTGCGGCACTCACTTTTTTAACCCTGCGCGTTACTTAAAATTATTTGAAATTATTCCTGGTCCAAAAACCTCAACTGAAGTATTGGATTTCTTAAACGAATACGGATCTAAATTCTTAGGAAAAACTTCGGTTGTTGCTAAAGATACTCCGGCGTTTATTGGAAACAGAATTGGTATTTACGGAATCCAAAGTTTATTCCACTTGGTAAAAGAAATGGGATTAACGATTGAAGAAGTTGATAAATTGACAGGACCAGTAATTGGTCGTCCAAAATCGGCTACTTTCCGTACAGTTGACGTTGTTGGTTTAGATACTTTGGTACACGTTGCCAACGGTATTTATGAAAACTGCCCAACAGACGAACAACACGAATTGTTCAAACTTCCTGATTTCATCAATAAAATGATGGAAAATAATTGGTTAGGAAGCAAAACCGGACAAGGTTTCTACAAAAAAGTAGACAAAGATATTCTTTCTTTAGACTTAGATACATTAGAATACCGTGCTGCAAAAAAAGCAAATTTTGCAACTTTAGAATTAACTAAAACTATTGACAAACCAATCAATCGTTTTAAAGTTTTAGTAAAAGGAACAGACAAAGCGGGAGAATTCTACCGTAAGAGTTTTGCTGGAATGTTTGCTTATGTGTCAAACAGAATTCCTGAAATCTCAGACGAATTATACAAAATTGATGATGCCATGAAAGCTGGTTTTGGATGGGAAAATGGTCCATTCGAAATCTGGGATGCCATTGGTGTTGCCAAAGGAATTGAAATCATGAAAGCGGAAGGTTTAGAGCCAGCTGCATGGGTTACTGAAATGTTAGCTTCTGGAAGCGACAGTTTCTATACTGTAAAAGAAGGAGCGACTTATTTCTATAACATTCCGACAAAATCACAAGTAAAAGTTCCTGGACAAGATTCATTCATTATTCTGAACAACATTCGCGAAAGCAAAAAAGTTTGGAGCAATAGCGGTGCAATCATTCAGGATTTAGGAGACGGAATTTTGAACTTAGAATTCCAATCTAAAATGAATACAATTGGTGGCGATGTACTTCAGGCTATCAATAAAGCAATTGACTTATCAGAAAAAGAATATCAAGGTTTAGTTATTGGTAACCAAGCAGCAAATTTCTCTGTTGGAGCTAATATCGGAATGATTTTCATGATGGCGGTTGAACAGGAATATGACGAATTGAACATGGCGATTAAATTGTTCCAAGATACCATGATGCGTGTTCGTTATTCTTCAATTCCAGTTGTGGTTGCGCCTCACGGAATGACTTTTGGCGGTGGATGCGAAATGAGTTTACACGCTGATAAAGTAGTTGCTGCTGCAGAAACGTATATGGGATTAGTTGAATTTGGTGTTGGAGTTATCCCTGGTGGTGGTGGTTCTAAAGAAATGACTTTAAGAGCTTCAGATTTATTCCGCAAAAATGATGTGGAATTAAACGTTCTTCAAGAGTATTTCTTAACAATCGCAATGGCAAAAGTATCAACTTCTGGTTATGAAGCTTTTGACACAGGACTTTTGCAACACGGAAAAGATGTTATTGTAGTAAACAAAGATCGCCAGATCGCTGAAGCTAAAAAACATGCATTATTATTAGCTGAAGCTGGTTATACACAGCCAATCAGAAGAAATGATATTAAAGTTCTAGGAAAACAAGCTTTGGGTATGTTCTTAGTTGGAACAGATCAAATGCAAGCTGGAAAATACATTTCTGAGCACGATAAAAAAATCGCAAACAAACTTGCTTACGTAATGGCTGGTGGTGATTTATCTGAAGCAACTTTAGTATCTGAACAATATTTATTAGATATCGAACGTGAAGCTTTCTTGAGTTTATGTACAGAACGCAAGACGTTAGAAAGAATCCAGTACATGTTGACTAAAGGGAAACCTTTAAGAAACTAG
- a CDS encoding four helix bundle protein — protein sequence MHQFEKLKIWQKAMDIAVHVYEISALLPNDEKFNLIHQIKKCAVSIPSNIAEGSGRNSDKEFMHFLGIANGSTFELITQLILAKRLKLVSEDLIQPTINQLVEVSNMNFSFQRSLKDKINKTIGKS from the coding sequence ATGCATCAGTTTGAAAAATTAAAGATTTGGCAAAAAGCAATGGATATTGCGGTTCATGTTTATGAAATCTCTGCATTGCTGCCAAATGATGAAAAATTCAATTTAATTCATCAAATTAAAAAATGCGCTGTTTCTATTCCTTCAAACATCGCTGAAGGTTCTGGAAGAAATTCCGACAAAGAATTCATGCACTTTTTAGGAATTGCAAATGGCTCAACATTCGAATTGATAACACAATTAATACTTGCAAAAAGGCTTAAACTTGTTAGTGAAGATTTAATTCAACCAACTATTAATCAATTAGTAGAGGTTTCAAATATGAATTTTTCTTTTCAACGATCATTAAAAGATAAAATCAACAAAACAATTGGAAAATCTTAA